A part of Prevotella melaninogenica genomic DNA contains:
- a CDS encoding sugar O-acetyltransferase, translating to MTEKEKQQKGMLYQANDPEVLKDLYYCENECYEINQIPPSRREERIKRLRNLFGKAGDGMFIVAPFFCDYGYNIEVGENFFANTNCVILDEAKVTFGDNVFIAPNCSFYTAGHPLDVEQRNKKIEYALPIHVGNNVWIGGNVVVVPGVTIGDNTTIGAGSVVTHDIPSGVLAAGNPCKVIRKLEE from the coding sequence ATGACAGAGAAGGAAAAACAGCAGAAAGGGATGCTTTATCAAGCAAACGACCCAGAGGTTTTGAAAGATTTATACTACTGTGAGAATGAATGTTACGAGATAAATCAGATTCCACCTTCACGTAGGGAGGAACGTATCAAGCGGCTGAGAAACTTGTTTGGTAAGGCTGGTGATGGAATGTTTATTGTTGCTCCTTTCTTCTGCGACTATGGTTATAACATTGAAGTGGGGGAGAATTTCTTTGCCAACACTAATTGTGTGATTCTTGATGAGGCTAAGGTGACATTCGGCGACAATGTCTTTATTGCACCTAATTGCTCTTTCTATACTGCTGGACATCCACTTGATGTTGAGCAACGTAATAAGAAAATTGAATATGCGTTGCCTATTCATGTGGGAAATAATGTGTGGATTGGTGGTAATGTTGTCGTTGTGCCAGGTGTGACAATTGGTGATAATACTACGATAGGTGCAGGTTCTGTCGTTACACATGATATTCCAAGTGGTGTTTTGGCTGCTGGTAATCCCTGTAAAGTAATTCGGAAATTGGAAGAGTAG
- a CDS encoding MgtC/SapB family protein: protein MNMMTYEFVLRLFVAAMLGGAIGLEREYRAKEAGFRTHFLVALGSGLFMILSQFGFDGVLGHYEQVSLDPSRIASQVVTGIGFIGAGTIIFQKHVVRGLTTAAGLWVTSAIGMTAGAGMYVLSIATTVLVLLCLEALYFLFRYFGTRNINVTFSTPKEENIQLVLQRLREKEVIIDSYEMNRKDTSSGYYYVVTMEMKFKRKRYKNHLLNFMSEFENVTVESME, encoded by the coding sequence ATGAACATGATGACATACGAATTTGTACTGAGGCTATTTGTTGCTGCCATGTTGGGTGGAGCAATTGGTTTAGAGCGTGAGTATCGTGCGAAAGAAGCTGGTTTCCGAACCCATTTCCTCGTAGCTTTAGGTAGCGGTTTGTTTATGATATTATCCCAATTTGGCTTTGATGGAGTACTTGGACATTACGAACAGGTATCACTTGACCCCAGCCGTATCGCCTCACAGGTTGTAACAGGTATCGGTTTCATTGGTGCAGGAACGATTATCTTTCAAAAGCATGTGGTACGTGGATTAACAACGGCTGCAGGTCTATGGGTTACCTCTGCCATTGGTATGACAGCAGGAGCGGGAATGTATGTGCTTTCCATTGCAACCACTGTTCTCGTCCTTCTTTGTTTAGAGGCACTCTATTTCCTCTTTCGATACTTTGGCACACGAAATATCAACGTTACATTCAGTACACCAAAAGAAGAAAACATTCAGCTTGTATTGCAACGTCTACGTGAGAAGGAAGTAATCATTGATTCCTACGAGATGAATCGCAAAGATACCTCTTCAGGTTATTACTACGTTGTGACAATGGAAATGAAGTTCAAACGCAAACGTTATAAAAACCATCTCCTAAACTTTATGTCTGAATTTGAAAACGTAACTGTTGAGTCAATGGAGTAA
- a CDS encoding SusC/RagA family TonB-linked outer membrane protein — protein MYLKRKRTTSLLMVALFSTSLLHANITYEANAAVVQQQSVCKGTVVDNNGEPVVGASVFVVSNGQKKGSVTDLDGKFEIAGVASGSSLTISYVGYKTQQVTWSGKDLKVTLQESSEMLDNVVVVGYGTQKKVNLTGAVSVVSSKALESRPVTSVAQALQGEVPGLNFSVGNSGGSLNSRMSMNIRGIGTIGSGSNAAPLVLIDGSEGDLYSISPNDIESISVLKDASSSAIYGSRAAFGVILVTTKSGKDSRMSVSYNGNVRFSTATQIPEMPNSYDFARYWNDAAANSGAPAPFSQAILEKIKNHINGTPKPGDEVTTTWAGYDANEPWSMYTGSWDNTDWFKEMYKSNVPSTEHNVALSGGGGKVNYYLSGAVLNQRGLIRHGKDELTRYNFSGKITANLKDWFTVTYNTKWVREDYSRPSYMTGLFFHNIARRWPTNPVYDPNGHYVHGNEILQMENGGLDATQQDKLYQQLALEFRPLKGWKIRLEGNYNTVNYHNHWDVLPIYYYDQKQKPIAAAWSGNYAAGKSDVGESMSKNNYYNGRFFTEYMFTLNDKHDFKFLAGLDMESNRYTSLGAARADLISPLVPSLNNATHKDVRPSFSNTQWATMGVFGRINYAYDSRYLAEFSIRRDGSSRFIGDKTWSTFPSFALGWNIANEEFFKPLTKTVNTLKLRATYGALGNTNIKALYPWFLSQPASASASSWLVNGERVNISNVPGLVSPNLTWESVRSWNIGLDFGMFNNKLQGTFDYFVRTTKNMVGPAPVKPSILGATQPAENNSDMRSNGWDLEVRWRDRIGQVGYGIKLVLSDDYQTITRYYNPNRLLSEWCEGKRMGDIYGYLVEGIAQSNEQMNEWLANNKPSWGSNWAAGDVMYKDLNGDKKVNSGKGTYDDMGDLTKIGNSLPRYRFGITLDANWKGFDFLIFMQGVGKRDFWDSSPYSVGANTGMWQSAAFKDHLDYWRPATDTNLGPNPNGFYPRPLFGQGSKNFQTSDRYLQNAAYMRIKNIQLGYTLPTAIASKIGANRIRFYFSAENLATFTKMNKIFDPEATGGDWGPGKIYPLQRTVSFGLNLNF, from the coding sequence ATGTACCTAAAAAGAAAAAGGACTACGAGCTTGTTAATGGTGGCTTTGTTCAGTACGAGTTTACTGCATGCCAACATTACGTATGAAGCTAATGCAGCTGTTGTTCAACAGCAGTCTGTATGTAAGGGAACAGTTGTCGACAATAATGGAGAACCCGTTGTTGGTGCTTCTGTCTTTGTCGTAAGTAATGGACAGAAAAAGGGAAGTGTAACTGACCTTGATGGTAAGTTTGAGATTGCAGGCGTTGCTTCTGGCTCTTCACTTACCATATCTTATGTTGGTTATAAGACCCAGCAGGTGACCTGGAGTGGTAAGGACCTAAAGGTAACACTACAAGAGAGCAGTGAGATGCTCGACAATGTTGTTGTTGTCGGTTACGGTACTCAGAAGAAGGTCAACCTTACTGGTGCTGTTTCTGTTGTGTCTTCAAAGGCATTGGAGTCACGTCCAGTAACGAGTGTTGCTCAGGCATTGCAGGGTGAGGTTCCAGGTTTGAACTTCAGCGTTGGCAATTCTGGTGGTTCGCTCAACAGCCGTATGAGCATGAATATCCGTGGTATCGGTACCATCGGTTCTGGCTCAAATGCTGCACCTCTCGTTCTTATTGATGGTTCTGAGGGTGATTTGTACTCAATCTCTCCGAACGATATTGAGAGTATCTCTGTATTGAAGGATGCTTCTTCAAGTGCTATCTACGGTTCACGTGCAGCATTCGGTGTTATCCTTGTTACTACAAAGAGCGGTAAGGATTCACGTATGAGCGTGTCTTACAATGGTAATGTACGTTTCTCAACAGCAACTCAGATTCCAGAGATGCCAAACTCATACGACTTTGCACGTTACTGGAACGACGCTGCTGCCAACAGTGGTGCACCTGCTCCTTTCAGTCAGGCAATTCTGGAGAAAATCAAGAACCATATAAACGGTACTCCGAAACCAGGTGATGAGGTGACAACTACATGGGCTGGTTATGATGCCAATGAGCCTTGGAGTATGTATACAGGGTCTTGGGACAATACCGACTGGTTCAAGGAGATGTATAAATCAAATGTTCCTTCCACCGAGCATAATGTTGCCCTCAGTGGTGGCGGTGGCAAGGTGAACTATTACCTTAGCGGTGCTGTCCTCAACCAGCGTGGTCTTATCCGTCATGGAAAAGACGAACTCACACGTTACAACTTCTCTGGTAAGATTACTGCCAACCTGAAGGATTGGTTCACAGTTACCTATAATACGAAGTGGGTACGTGAGGACTACAGTCGTCCGTCTTACATGACAGGCCTCTTCTTCCATAATATTGCTCGTCGTTGGCCAACTAACCCTGTTTACGATCCAAACGGACATTATGTTCATGGTAATGAAATTCTTCAGATGGAGAATGGTGGACTTGATGCCACACAGCAGGATAAGCTTTATCAGCAGTTAGCTCTCGAGTTCCGTCCACTCAAGGGTTGGAAGATTCGTTTGGAGGGTAACTACAATACTGTTAATTACCACAATCATTGGGATGTATTGCCTATCTACTACTATGATCAGAAGCAGAAACCAATAGCAGCTGCATGGAGTGGTAACTACGCTGCAGGTAAGTCTGATGTAGGTGAGAGCATGTCAAAGAACAACTATTACAATGGTCGCTTCTTCACAGAGTATATGTTCACACTGAACGATAAGCATGATTTTAAGTTCCTGGCAGGTTTGGATATGGAGTCTAACCGTTATACCTCTCTTGGTGCAGCACGTGCAGACTTGATATCCCCATTAGTTCCATCACTCAACAATGCTACTCATAAGGATGTGAGACCAAGTTTCTCAAATACTCAGTGGGCAACGATGGGTGTATTCGGTCGTATCAATTACGCATACGATTCACGTTACCTTGCAGAGTTTTCTATCCGTCGTGATGGTTCTTCACGCTTTATTGGTGATAAGACATGGAGTACATTCCCATCATTCGCATTGGGTTGGAATATTGCTAACGAAGAGTTCTTCAAGCCATTGACAAAGACTGTTAATACACTTAAGCTTCGTGCTACCTATGGTGCTTTGGGTAACACTAATATTAAAGCACTCTATCCTTGGTTCTTGAGTCAGCCAGCAAGTGCTTCTGCTTCTTCATGGCTTGTTAATGGTGAGCGTGTGAATATCTCTAATGTTCCGGGACTGGTTTCACCTAACCTGACTTGGGAGAGCGTTCGCTCATGGAATATCGGTCTTGACTTCGGTATGTTCAACAACAAATTGCAGGGTACTTTCGACTACTTCGTTCGTACAACGAAAAATATGGTAGGTCCTGCCCCTGTCAAACCTTCTATTTTGGGTGCTACACAGCCAGCTGAGAACAATAGTGATATGCGTTCTAATGGTTGGGACTTAGAGGTTAGATGGCGTGATAGAATTGGTCAGGTTGGCTATGGTATCAAGCTCGTTCTCTCTGATGACTACCAGACCATTACACGTTACTATAATCCAAACCGTCTGCTTTCAGAGTGGTGCGAAGGCAAGCGCATGGGTGATATCTACGGATACTTAGTAGAGGGTATTGCACAGTCAAACGAACAGATGAACGAATGGCTGGCTAACAACAAGCCTTCATGGGGCTCAAACTGGGCGGCTGGTGACGTTATGTATAAGGACTTGAACGGTGACAAGAAGGTTAACAGCGGTAAGGGCACTTATGATGATATGGGTGACTTGACTAAGATTGGTAACTCTTTGCCACGTTATCGTTTCGGTATTACTTTGGATGCTAACTGGAAGGGATTTGACTTCCTTATCTTTATGCAGGGTGTCGGTAAGCGCGACTTCTGGGATTCTTCTCCTTACAGCGTAGGTGCTAATACTGGCATGTGGCAGAGTGCAGCATTCAAGGATCACTTAGATTACTGGCGTCCAGCAACAGACACCAACTTAGGTCCTAATCCTAACGGCTTCTACCCACGTCCTCTCTTTGGTCAGGGTTCTAAGAACTTCCAGACAAGTGACCGTTACTTGCAGAATGCAGCTTACATGAGAATCAAGAATATCCAGCTTGGTTATACACTCCCTACTGCTATCGCAAGCAAGATTGGTGCAAATCGCATTCGTTTCTACTTCTCTGCTGAGAATCTCGCAACATTCACAAAGATGAACAAGATCTTTGACCCAGAGGCTACTGGTGGAGATTGGGGACCAGGTAAAATCTATCCACTCCAGAGAACAGTTTCTTTCGGTTTAAATCTTAATTTTTAA
- a CDS encoding nitroreductase family protein, with protein MSLQEILDHRRAVRHFNPNKPLDSSVVKKCIELSTLAPTSSNLQLWEAYHVTDKKVLEELAHACLGQLTAHSAQQMVVFVTRQDLYKQNAQAVLAFEKNNIKNYSPNEKQEKRIKKQELYYTKVIPFLYARGFGLWGLVRKALAQTIGLFRPMIHQVSEGDIRVSVHKSCTLAVQTFMLAMSEAGYDTCPLEGFDSRLVKKALNLPYDTEINMVITCGVRMPDGVWGDRYRRPLKETYHLV; from the coding sequence ATGAGTTTACAAGAGATTTTAGACCACAGAAGAGCTGTTAGGCATTTCAATCCAAACAAACCGCTCGATAGTTCTGTAGTAAAGAAGTGTATTGAATTGTCAACATTAGCACCAACAAGTTCAAACTTACAACTATGGGAAGCTTATCATGTTACTGATAAGAAGGTATTGGAGGAATTGGCACATGCATGTTTAGGTCAATTAACAGCACATTCTGCACAACAGATGGTCGTGTTCGTAACTCGGCAAGACCTCTATAAACAAAATGCACAGGCTGTACTTGCTTTTGAGAAAAATAATATCAAGAATTATAGTCCAAATGAGAAACAAGAGAAACGTATAAAAAAACAGGAATTATATTATACGAAAGTGATTCCATTTCTCTATGCACGAGGCTTTGGTTTATGGGGACTTGTTCGTAAGGCATTGGCACAAACGATTGGTCTTTTTCGTCCGATGATACACCAAGTAAGCGAAGGTGATATACGTGTCAGCGTACATAAGAGCTGCACTTTGGCTGTTCAAACTTTTATGTTAGCTATGAGTGAAGCTGGCTACGACACTTGTCCACTTGAGGGGTTTGATAGTCGACTGGTAAAGAAAGCTCTAAACCTACCATACGACACAGAAATAAACATGGTTATTACCTGCGGAGTACGTATGCCCGATGGTGTTTGGGGAGACCGTTATCGCCGCCCTCTTAAAGAAACTTATCACTTGGTATAA
- a CDS encoding RagB/SusD family nutrient uptake outer membrane protein, giving the protein MKHIISNILKGGLPILCLGMTVTSCNDFLDRPPLDQVPPTSYYLTADQLGTFPINYYTSIFPNNSGWWAGVATFDDGTDNQAARGGNTSMFLQDQWKVPTSGGIGMNNIRNVNKFINENEPKIAEGKVSGDADLINQYMGEAYFIRAMLYYDKLQAYGDFPIQLTELKVEDDLVTPNKRQPRNLVARQILSDMDKAIEKLQVDFAKRVRINKYAALAMKSRMALYEATFEKYHRGTGRVPGDANWPGKNKEWNKSFTINQDDEVNFFLDQAIDAAKKVCDAVPLKTKNSHVMNPSIVGLYNGWNAYYDMFASPDLSKYPEVLLWRQFNSDINVAHLTSNKLRGGAATGWTRGLVESFLMKNGLPIYAASSGYNGDTTIDMVKKDRDERLQLFLFGESDILGIDQKSIDLVNEKRPAGTAPIDKIKFNVAGLFATDQACRDVTGYRQRKFYNYDPAMQLGQTFSDVDGQIIIRVEEAMLNYIEASYLRKGSLDATATGYWTALRERAGITAPISTTIAATDMTKEADVKRPSYDWAAFSAGKPVDATLYSIRRERRSEFAGEGLRNDDLIRWASLDQVKNYQVEGINFWDQTYQNPTFVDGKGNSLIISDGGDKATMSSKDISKYIHPYQIQKNNNILYNGYTFYQAHYLYPFSYQEMQLCSPDGTAENSNLYQNIYWPVEANGEAIK; this is encoded by the coding sequence ATGAAACATATTATATCAAATATATTGAAGGGAGGATTGCCTATTCTTTGCTTAGGCATGACGGTTACGTCATGTAACGATTTCCTTGACAGACCACCACTTGATCAAGTACCTCCCACTTCTTATTATCTGACAGCAGATCAGTTAGGTACATTCCCTATCAATTATTATACTTCTATTTTCCCAAACAACAGTGGATGGTGGGCTGGTGTAGCAACATTTGATGATGGGACAGACAATCAGGCTGCAAGAGGTGGTAACACTTCAATGTTCTTACAGGATCAGTGGAAAGTTCCTACATCTGGCGGTATCGGTATGAACAACATTCGTAACGTCAATAAGTTTATTAATGAGAATGAGCCGAAGATTGCTGAAGGCAAGGTATCTGGTGATGCGGATCTTATCAACCAGTATATGGGTGAGGCATACTTCATCAGGGCTATGCTCTACTACGATAAGCTCCAGGCTTATGGAGACTTCCCTATTCAGTTGACAGAACTTAAGGTTGAAGATGATCTTGTTACGCCGAATAAGCGTCAGCCTCGTAACCTTGTTGCCCGTCAGATACTCTCTGATATGGACAAGGCAATTGAGAAGCTGCAGGTGGATTTTGCCAAGAGGGTACGTATCAACAAGTATGCAGCTCTGGCTATGAAATCAAGAATGGCACTTTATGAGGCAACATTCGAGAAGTATCACAGAGGAACTGGTCGTGTGCCGGGTGATGCTAACTGGCCAGGCAAGAATAAGGAGTGGAACAAGAGCTTCACTATCAATCAGGATGATGAGGTAAACTTTTTCCTTGATCAGGCTATTGACGCTGCCAAGAAGGTTTGCGATGCAGTTCCATTGAAAACTAAGAACAGTCATGTAATGAATCCAAGTATCGTTGGACTGTACAATGGATGGAATGCATACTACGATATGTTTGCCAGCCCAGACTTGTCTAAGTATCCGGAGGTGTTGTTGTGGCGTCAGTTCAATTCAGATATTAACGTGGCTCACCTCACATCAAACAAACTTCGTGGCGGTGCTGCAACAGGTTGGACACGCGGTCTCGTTGAGTCATTCCTTATGAAGAACGGTCTGCCAATCTATGCTGCCAGCTCTGGTTATAATGGTGACACCACCATTGATATGGTTAAGAAAGATCGTGACGAGCGTCTGCAGCTCTTCCTCTTTGGTGAGTCTGATATACTCGGTATTGACCAAAAGAGCATTGACCTTGTGAACGAGAAGCGTCCTGCCGGTACGGCACCTATTGACAAAATCAAGTTCAATGTTGCTGGTCTCTTTGCAACCGACCAAGCATGTAGGGATGTCACTGGCTATCGTCAGCGTAAGTTCTATAACTATGACCCTGCAATGCAGTTAGGTCAGACCTTCTCAGATGTTGACGGTCAGATTATCATCCGTGTAGAGGAAGCTATGCTCAATTACATCGAGGCTTCTTATCTCCGTAAAGGTTCATTAGATGCAACTGCAACAGGTTATTGGACAGCTTTGCGTGAACGTGCTGGTATTACTGCTCCTATCTCAACAACTATTGCTGCAACTGATATGACCAAGGAGGCTGATGTTAAACGTCCTTCTTACGACTGGGCAGCATTCTCTGCAGGCAAGCCTGTTGACGCTACGCTCTATTCTATCCGTCGTGAACGTCGTAGCGAGTTTGCTGGTGAAGGTCTTCGTAATGATGACTTGATTCGTTGGGCATCTTTGGATCAGGTGAAGAACTATCAGGTTGAGGGTATCAACTTCTGGGATCAGACCTATCAGAATCCTACATTTGTAGATGGAAAGGGAAATAGTCTGATTATCTCTGATGGTGGTGATAAGGCTACGATGTCATCCAAGGACATTTCAAAGTATATCCATCCTTATCAGATTCAGAAGAACAACAATATTCTCTATAATGGTTATACCTTCTATCAGGCTCACTATCTGTATCCATTCTCTTATCAGGAGATGCAGCTCTGTTCACCTGATGGTACTGCAGAGAACTCTAACTTGTACCAGAATATCTACTGGCCAGTTGAGGCAAATGGTGAAGCTATCAAGTAA
- a CDS encoding glutamine synthetase family protein, protein MENNLFKHSANRLEAHLGKDSHEFTKDDIKQIVNDLNIKMVNFMYPAGDGRLKTLNFMLHTPDYLETILTSGERVDGSSLFSFIAAASSDLYVMPRFSTAFIDPFSEIPTLCMLCSFFDRDGNPLASSPEHTLRKAMDAFKKVTGMEFQAMGELEYYVIREDEGVFPADDQHGYHESSPFSKGNDFRMRSMQLIAECGGKIKYGHSEVGNFVENGRCYEQNEIEFLPVPANECAEQLLIAKWVIRSLGYEEGLDITFAPKITVGKAGSGMHIHMRIMKDGKNMMLDGGKLSKDARRAIAGMMDLAESITAFGNKNPTSYFRLVPHQEAPTNVCWGMSNRSVLVRVPLGWTSGEDMCHKANNVEPLTARDYSIKQTVEMRSPDASADIYQLLAGLCVACRHGFEMQNAEAEAERTFADGDIHDPKNAERYATLAQLPDSCAASADCLERQRKIYEEYDVFSPAMIDGIIKQLRSYNDRTLRQELKGNEAMMEKLVRQYFHCG, encoded by the coding sequence ATGGAGAATAACCTTTTTAAACATTCTGCCAATAGGCTGGAAGCACACTTAGGCAAAGATTCACATGAGTTTACAAAAGATGACATCAAGCAGATTGTCAACGACCTGAATATCAAAATGGTCAATTTCATGTATCCTGCTGGTGACGGACGTTTAAAAACACTGAACTTCATGCTTCACACACCTGACTACTTGGAAACAATCCTTACAAGTGGTGAGCGTGTTGATGGTTCTTCACTTTTCAGCTTTATCGCTGCGGCAAGTAGTGACCTCTATGTCATGCCACGCTTCTCTACGGCGTTTATTGATCCATTCTCAGAGATTCCAACGCTCTGTATGCTCTGTTCTTTCTTTGACCGAGATGGTAACCCATTGGCTTCATCTCCAGAACACACACTCCGCAAAGCTATGGATGCCTTTAAGAAGGTGACAGGCATGGAGTTCCAAGCTATGGGAGAGTTAGAGTACTACGTTATTCGTGAGGATGAAGGAGTATTTCCTGCTGACGACCAGCATGGTTATCACGAGAGTTCTCCTTTCTCTAAAGGGAATGACTTCCGCATGCGCTCTATGCAGCTGATTGCTGAATGCGGAGGAAAAATTAAGTATGGTCATTCTGAAGTGGGAAACTTTGTTGAGAATGGACGCTGCTATGAACAGAATGAGATTGAATTCTTGCCTGTCCCTGCAAATGAATGTGCAGAACAGTTACTCATTGCAAAGTGGGTTATCCGTAGTTTAGGTTACGAAGAAGGACTCGATATTACTTTCGCTCCAAAGATTACCGTGGGTAAAGCTGGTTCTGGTATGCACATCCACATGCGTATTATGAAAGATGGAAAGAATATGATGCTTGACGGTGGTAAACTTTCTAAAGATGCACGTCGTGCCATTGCTGGTATGATGGACTTGGCAGAAAGTATCACAGCCTTTGGCAACAAGAATCCAACCTCTTACTTCCGTCTCGTTCCACATCAGGAAGCTCCAACAAATGTATGCTGGGGTATGAGCAACCGTTCTGTACTTGTTCGCGTACCATTAGGATGGACTTCTGGCGAAGATATGTGTCATAAGGCTAATAATGTTGAACCACTTACAGCACGCGATTACTCTATTAAACAAACGGTTGAGATGCGTTCTCCTGACGCTTCAGCTGATATTTATCAGCTTTTGGCAGGTCTTTGCGTTGCTTGTCGTCATGGCTTTGAGATGCAGAATGCTGAGGCTGAGGCTGAAAGAACCTTTGCTGATGGTGATATCCACGATCCAAAGAATGCTGAACGTTATGCTACATTGGCTCAACTGCCTGATAGCTGTGCTGCTTCAGCCGACTGTTTGGAACGTCAACGCAAAATCTATGAGGAATATGATGTATTCTCTCCTGCAATGATTGATGGCATCATCAAGCAGCTCCGTTCATATAATGACCGCACACTACGCCAAGAGCTCAAGGGCAATGAGGCGATGATGGAGAAACTTGTTCGCCAGTACTTCCATTGCGGATAA
- a CDS encoding TonB-dependent siderophore receptor: protein MGKVPTDSLTQDTLFSTPYLHDQVLQTVEVIGRNERSYKNTNSFIGTKTETPLKDIPQSIGYVTKELVRDQGATTVNEVVKNISGVNQYTFYNDFSIRGFRTTGNRNSGNLVNGMRAQTSLWKQQSLANIERVEVIKGPASALFGNAAPGGVINRVTKKPLPYQRNTVSTTVGSFNTLNTYGDFTGPLDKKHTLLYRLNIGYEHTDSYRDLQENTNYIVAPSFSFLPTQRTRFNVDIVYQRTDGKVDRGQPIFGDGDLNSVPISRSLSATNDYLKENLVNITLGVTHKFTDNLSFNATYLNSSYDEDLREHNQANAYVKLADGSQSPSRILMQCLIRQRHFRNNSFNTYLNYNVSTGAINHRLLLGYDYFQMAQQAGSSAMTAGGYLLKDGTTTTAFKPANIAKYVLDKDGNPKTNVPYYDLTSNNNNIERDYSKYVFVATALSPYLQYSHGIYLQEQMEVGPVKLLLGIRQEIFTDVLNYKTNKESRTTQHAFIPRLGAVVAINKNLNVYGTWVKGFEPQSASVQGNPNTGGPFDPEYSQLLEAGLKGEWFDKRLSTTLSFFHLQKRNTLYNANDANNPELLEQVGEETSKGIELDVAGSILPNWSIVANYAYTHAAITKTATNSEKDYGMQRPNTPRNSFNIWSKYIIQTGVLRNFGFGLGFNTVTKRYGQVGRRENTIVYPGYGLLNAALYYRLRNLQVQLNLDNAMNKVYWVGGYDKLRSFPGAPRSIKATVTYKF, encoded by the coding sequence ATGGGTAAAGTTCCAACAGACAGCCTTACACAAGACACATTGTTCTCAACACCTTATCTGCACGACCAAGTGTTGCAGACGGTAGAAGTAATTGGACGTAACGAACGTTCCTATAAGAATACCAACTCTTTCATCGGTACAAAAACAGAGACACCTTTGAAAGACATTCCACAGTCTATCGGCTACGTAACAAAGGAGTTAGTGCGCGACCAAGGAGCAACTACTGTTAATGAAGTTGTAAAGAATATCAGCGGTGTGAATCAATACACCTTCTACAATGACTTTTCTATTCGTGGTTTCCGCACTACTGGTAACCGCAATTCAGGAAACCTTGTCAATGGTATGCGCGCACAAACAAGTCTTTGGAAACAGCAGTCACTGGCAAATATCGAGCGTGTTGAAGTTATCAAAGGTCCTGCTTCTGCCCTTTTTGGCAATGCTGCACCGGGTGGTGTCATTAATCGTGTAACAAAGAAGCCACTGCCTTATCAACGCAATACGGTATCAACAACCGTTGGCAGCTTCAACACACTAAACACCTACGGAGACTTTACAGGACCGTTAGACAAAAAACACACTCTGCTCTATCGTCTTAATATCGGTTACGAACATACAGATTCCTATCGTGACCTACAAGAAAATACAAACTATATAGTTGCACCATCTTTCTCGTTCCTCCCAACACAAAGGACACGCTTTAACGTTGACATAGTTTATCAGCGCACTGATGGTAAGGTTGACCGTGGTCAGCCTATTTTTGGAGATGGCGACCTCAATTCAGTACCAATTAGCCGTTCGCTCTCTGCAACAAATGATTATCTTAAGGAAAACCTCGTGAATATTACGCTTGGTGTAACCCATAAGTTCACGGATAACCTCTCTTTCAATGCTACCTATCTGAACTCTTCCTATGATGAAGACCTTCGTGAGCATAATCAGGCAAATGCTTATGTGAAACTGGCTGACGGTTCTCAAAGTCCATCTCGCATCCTTATGCAGTGCCTTATACGTCAGCGTCATTTTAGAAATAACAGCTTTAACACCTATCTCAATTATAACGTAAGCACAGGAGCTATCAATCATCGCCTCCTCCTTGGCTATGATTATTTCCAAATGGCACAGCAAGCCGGCTCGTCAGCAATGACTGCAGGAGGCTATCTGCTAAAAGACGGTACGACAACAACAGCTTTCAAACCTGCCAACATAGCTAAGTACGTACTTGATAAGGATGGTAATCCAAAGACAAATGTGCCTTATTATGACTTGACAAGTAATAATAACAATATTGAGCGTGACTACTCTAAGTACGTCTTTGTTGCAACAGCACTCTCTCCTTACTTACAATATTCTCATGGTATCTACCTTCAAGAGCAGATGGAAGTAGGACCAGTAAAGCTTCTCTTGGGTATTCGTCAGGAAATATTCACCGATGTACTAAATTATAAGACCAATAAGGAGAGCCGTACTACTCAACATGCGTTCATTCCACGCCTTGGTGCTGTCGTTGCTATCAACAAGAATCTAAATGTGTATGGTACATGGGTAAAAGGCTTTGAACCACAGAGTGCATCCGTACAGGGTAACCCTAACACTGGTGGACCATTTGATCCAGAATACAGCCAGTTGTTGGAAGCGGGTTTGAAAGGCGAATGGTTTGACAAACGACTCAGCACTACCCTTTCTTTCTTCCATCTTCAGAAACGCAATACACTCTATAATGCCAACGATGCAAATAATCCAGAATTGCTGGAACAAGTGGGAGAAGAAACCTCAAAGGGTATTGAATTAGATGTAGCAGGTTCCATTCTTCCTAATTGGAGTATCGTTGCTAACTATGCCTACACCCATGCTGCTATCACAAAGACTGCAACCAACTCAGAGAAAGACTATGGTATGCAACGTCCAAACACACCACGTAACTCTTTCAACATTTGGTCAAAGTATATCATTCAGACAGGTGTGCTACGCAACTTTGGTTTCGGTCTGGGTTTCAATACAGTAACAAAGCGTTACGGACAAGTTGGAAGACGCGAGAATACCATTGTCTATCCTGGCTATGGACTCCTCAATGCAGCATTGTATTATCGACTTCGTAACTTGCAGGTACAGCTAAATCTCGACAACGCAATGAACAAAGTTTATTGGGTGGGTGGATATGACAAGCTCCGTTCCTTCCCAGGTGCTCCACGCAGCATAAAAGCTACAGTGACTTACAAGTTCTAA